A genomic region of Pseudomonas sp. MPC6 contains the following coding sequences:
- the fba gene encoding class II fructose-bisphosphate aldolase (catalyzes the reversible aldol condensation of dihydroxyacetonephosphate and glyceraldehyde 3-phosphate in the Calvin cycle, glycolysis, and/or gluconeogenesis): MALISMRQMLDHAAEFGYGVPAFNVNNLEQMRAIMEAADKTDSPVIVQASAGARKYAGAPFLRHLILAAIEEFPHIPVCMHQDHGTSPDVCQRSIQLGFSSVMMDGSLGEDGKTPTDYDYNIRVTQQTVAMAHACGVSVEGELGCLGSLETGMAGEEDGIGAEGVLDHSQMLTDPEEAADFVKRTQVDALAIAIGTSHGAYKFTKPPTGDVLAIDRIKEIHKRIPNTHLVMHGSSSVPQDWLAIINQYGGDIKETYGVPVEEIVEGIKHGVRKVNIDTDLRLASTGAMRRLMATNPSEFDPRKFFGATVTAMRDVCIARYEAFGTAGNASKIKPISLEGMYQRYLKGELNAKVN; this comes from the coding sequence ATGGCACTTATCAGCATGCGCCAGATGCTGGACCACGCAGCCGAATTCGGCTACGGCGTTCCAGCCTTCAACGTCAACAACCTTGAGCAGATGCGCGCCATCATGGAAGCCGCTGACAAGACTGACTCCCCGGTGATCGTCCAGGCTTCGGCGGGTGCTCGCAAATATGCTGGCGCCCCGTTCCTGCGTCACCTGATCCTGGCGGCAATCGAAGAGTTCCCGCACATCCCGGTGTGCATGCACCAGGACCATGGCACCAGCCCTGACGTCTGCCAGCGCTCCATCCAACTGGGCTTCAGCTCGGTGATGATGGACGGCTCCCTGGGCGAAGACGGCAAGACGCCGACCGACTACGACTACAACATCCGCGTTACCCAGCAAACCGTGGCCATGGCTCACGCCTGCGGCGTCTCGGTAGAAGGCGAGCTGGGCTGCCTGGGTTCGCTGGAAACCGGCATGGCCGGTGAAGAAGACGGCATCGGCGCCGAAGGCGTTCTGGATCACAGCCAGATGCTGACCGACCCGGAAGAAGCCGCCGACTTCGTCAAGCGCACGCAGGTCGACGCCCTGGCCATCGCCATCGGCACCAGCCACGGCGCCTACAAGTTCACCAAACCACCGACCGGTGACGTGCTGGCCATCGACCGCATCAAGGAAATCCACAAGCGCATCCCGAACACTCACCTGGTGATGCACGGTTCGTCTTCGGTACCGCAAGACTGGCTGGCGATCATCAACCAGTACGGCGGCGACATCAAAGAAACCTACGGCGTGCCGGTTGAAGAAATCGTCGAAGGCATCAAGCACGGCGTGCGCAAGGTCAACATCGACACCGACCTGCGCCTGGCGTCCACCGGTGCGATGCGTCGCCTGATGGCCACCAACCCTAGCGAATTCGACCCGCGCAAGTTCTTCGGCGCGACCGTGACTGCAATGCGCGACGTGTGCATCGCTCGTTACGAAGCCTTCGGTACGGCTGGCAATGCTTCGAAGATCAAGCCGATCTCGCTGGAAGGGATGTATCAGCGTTACCTGAAGGGTGAGTTGAACGCCAAGGTCAACTAA
- a CDS encoding MliC family protein, translated as MKGFIAITALALLAGCSSLNLFKPAESTDSWTTWTCDSQAKVLWRYTDAARKDVDVRLGGADQVYRLKLEPGAEGSLYSNDMLAFHIKGEEGLVYWVATNDLIGRGCHL; from the coding sequence ATGAAAGGTTTTATCGCCATTACGGCGCTGGCCCTGCTGGCAGGTTGCTCCAGTCTGAACCTGTTCAAGCCTGCCGAATCGACGGACAGCTGGACCACCTGGACCTGCGACAGCCAGGCCAAGGTGCTTTGGCGCTACACCGACGCCGCCCGCAAGGACGTCGACGTTCGCCTGGGAGGTGCCGATCAGGTCTACCGTTTGAAGCTTGAACCGGGCGCCGAAGGCTCGCTGTACAGCAACGACATGCTGGCGTTTCACATAAAAGGTGAGGAAGGCCTGGTGTACTGGGTCGCCACCAATGATCTGATTGGCCGCGGTTGCCACTTGTAG